Genomic window (Caldisericia bacterium):
TGATAACATTGGAAATACTCTTGAATGGTATATTGGAGAGATTTTAAAAAAGGAATTTTCAATTCCTGTTATATCTAATATTGAAATTAAAAATATAAAAGAAGGTGGTGATTTTGACATATTTTTCTTATTGCTTGGAAATTTATCATATCTTGAAATAAAATCTTCTCCTCCAAATAATATATCAATTGAGGAAATTGAAAATTTTATAAGAAGAGTTGTAGAAATAGGAATAAAAGTATCAATTTTATTCATTGACACAACTCTAAATATAAAAAGGAATATAATAGATAATATGGAATTTTTACTTAAAAGAGTAAAAAAGAATTTTATTGGTAAAATGATTAGAAATGGTTTTTATAAGGTAGCTTCAGGTATTTATGTTTTTAATTCAAAAAGAAGCATTGAAGAGAGTATTAGGATTGTCATAGATGATTTATTAAAGGAGGATTTAATTTGAGAGTTTTAATAACTAATGATGATGGTATAGATTCTCCTGGAATTAAAATTTTAGGTGATATTTTTTCAGAGGAGTTTGAAACTTTTGTAATTGCACCAGAAAGACAAAGAAGTGCATTAGGTCACTCAATAACAACTCATAAACCATTAAGAATTAAAGAAATTGATTCAAATAAATCTAATTTAAAAATTTATGCAACAAATGGCACAACAGCAGATTGTGTTATTTTAGGGGTTGATGTATTAATAAAGAATATTGATTTTGTTATATCTGGGATAAATGAACTACCTAATGTTGGCGATGATATAACATACTCTGGAACAATTTCAGGGAGTATGGAAGGTGTTATTAATGGTATTCCATCAATAGCGGTTTCGATACTTGGATTTAAAGAAAACTTATCTTTTGCAGCAAAGTTTTCTAAAAAAATTGTAAAATATTTAATTAAAAATCCCCTTAAAAAAGGAACATTTTTAAATATTAATTTTCCAGGAGAAGGAGAAATTAAAGGAATTAAAATTTCTAAGGTTGGAAGAGTATGGTACAGAAATAGAACGATTGAAAGAAAAGACCCTCTAGGAAGACCATACTATTGGATTATTGGAGAGCCTGTTTGGGAAGGAGATGAGGACACAGATACTTGGGCAGTAAAAAATGGTTATATTTCAATAACTCCACTTCATCTTGATTTAGTTGATTATGAAACTTATGAGTTTTTGTTAAAAAAAGAGCCTGATTTTTTAAATTTATTGAAAAATGAATAAAATTTTGATTTTAACTGAAAAACCATCTGTTGCAGAGGATATTGCTAAAGTTTTAAATGCAAAAAGAAAGGGAAATTTATTTGAAAGTGATAAATATACAATAATTTTTGCATTAGGACACTTGGTTACTTTATGTGAGCCAGAAGATTATGATAAAAAATTTAAATATTGGACAATAAAGGATTTGCCAATTATTCCAAAAGTGTTTAAATTAAAGCCAATTAGAGAAACAGAAGATCAATTTGATTTTGTAAAAAAATTTCTAAAAAGTGATTCTTATGATTTTATTGTAAACGCTTGTGATGCAGGAAGAGAAGGTGAATTAATTTTTAGATACATTTATAAGCTTTCTAAATCAAATCTAAAAATAAAAAGATTGTGGCTTAATGCTTTAACAAAAGAAGAAATATTAAATGGATTTAATAATTTAAAGGATGGTGAAGAATTTGAAAATTTAGGAATAGCAGCTGAAGCAAGGGCTCAAGCAGATTGGCTTGTTGGAATAAATGCAACAAGAGCATTTACTAGAAAAGAAGGTCTTCTTCTTTCGATTGGTAGAGTTCAAACTCCAACTCTTTACATGATAGTTGAGAGAGAAAATGAAATTTTATCATTTAAAAAGGAAAAATATTATGAAATTTTTGCATATTTTGAAAAAGATAAATTTAAATATAAAGGAAAGTGGTTTGATGATAGTGATGATAGAATTTTTGATGAAAATAAATTAATTAAAATTTTAGAAAACATTAAAGAGAAAGATGGTTTAGTTGATTCAATTGAACTTAAGAAAAACAAAGTTCCACCTCCACTTCTATATGATCTCACAGAACTACAAAGAGAAGCTAATAGATTATTTGGGTTTACTGCTCAAAAAACTTTATCAATTGCACAATCTTTGTATGAACAGGAGAAACTTATTACATATCCAAGAACCGATTCAAGATATCTTCCATCTTCTTTAAAAAGTGATATTCCTAAGATTCTAAAAAATTTATCAAAATTAGATATTTACAAGAATTTTATTGAAAATGTTTTAAAAAGTGGAATTAAATTTAATTCAAGAATAGTTGACGATTCAAAAGTTACTGATCACTTTGCAATAATTCCAACTGGAGTTTTACCAAAAGGCATGCTTTCTAATGATAAAAAGATAATTTTTGATTTAATAGTTAAAAGATTTATTTCTGTTTTTTATCCTCCAGCAGAAGAATTAAAATTGACAATTATAACTAAAATTGTTAATGAAAGATTTAAGACAGATGATAAATATCTTATTTTTTCTGGTTGGATGAAAGTTTATGGAAAAGAAGAAGAATTATTTGAGGAAGTACCTTTAAAAATAAAAGAAAAAGTAAAAGTAAACAAAATAGAAAAAGTTGAAAAATTTACTGAACCTCCTCCAAGATTTACTGATGGTGGAATTCTTTCTTTAATGGAAACATGTGGAAAATTAATTGAAGATGAAGAATTAAGAGAGATTTTAAAAGAAAAAGGAATTGGGACTCCAGCAACAAGAGCACAAATCATTGAGAGATTGATTGAAGTTGGATACATAGAAAGAGATGGAAAATATTTAAAACCTCTTCCTAAAGGAATGAAACTTATAGAAACTCTAAAAAAAATTCCTCTTGAAGAACTGCTTTCTCCAGAACTTACAGGTGAGTGGGAGAGAAAACTTTTATTTATTGAAAAAGGAAAACTTGAATATGAAAAATTTATAAAAGATATAATAAATTTCACAAAAGATATTGTAGATAAAGTTATAAAAAGAGAAGGCAAAAGAATTAAAGACGAAATTGTTGAAGTAATTGGAAAATGTCCTAATTGTAATAGTGAGCTATTAGAAGGAGAAAGAGGCTATTTCTGCAAAAAGTTCAAAGAGAAAAATTGTTTATTCTATGTCCCAAAAACCTTCCTTGGAAGAAAGATAAGTAGAGAAGAAGTACTTGAACTAGTAAATAATAAAAAAACAAAACTTCTTTATGGATTTATATCAAAGAATAAAAAGAAGTTTTCTGCATATTTATTCCTTGGAGAAGATGGTAAAGTCACATTGTCATTTCCAGAAGATAAAGTAATTGATGAAAAATCTTTAGGAAAATGCCCTATTTGTGGGTCAAATGTGTTAGAAACTGAAACGAAATTTAAATGTGAAAATGATAATTGTTCATTTTCGATTAATAAATTTATTCTTGGAAAGGAAATAAAAAGAGAAGATATGATTGAACTTCTTGGTGGTAGAGAAACAAAAATATTTCAATTTAAATCTAAAGGAAAAAAATTTAAAGCACAATTAAAACTTGAAAAAGATAAATTGAAATTTATTTTTGAGGAGAAAGGTCATGGCAAAAGTAATAGTAAGAAGAGTAAATGAATATAATGAAGATTTAATTAAAAAAATTTTTCTTGAAAATAAAGAATTTATTTTAAAAGATTTAAATCCAAAAGACAAGGTTCTTGTTAAACCAAACTTTTTATCTTTTAACCCACCAGAAAAAGCAGTTACAACTCATCCAGTTTTTATAAAGGCATTCATAAAATTTCTTCTTGAGCATGATATTTATGTAATATTAGGAGATATTCCAGGAAGAGCAATTAGTTCAACTAAACTAAAAGAACTTTCAGGAGTATCTGAATTTGAAGGAGAAAATTTAAAAATAGAGGACCTCGGAGTATATGGTTTTAGAAATGTAGGTACAACAGTAAATGAAATTGAAATTAAACTTCCAAATATTCTTTGGGAAGTTAAAAGAGTTTTTAATCTGCCAAAAATGAAAACACATTCTTTAACTTTTATTAGTGGTGCAACAAAAAACCTTTTTGGTTTAACTCCAAGAAAAGATAGATTGATAATACACACAATTTCAGATCCAGTTTTATTCTCTAAAATTTTAATTGACATAAACAAATTTTTACCAGTTCCTCAAATTATTTTACTAGATGGGATTTTAGGTATGGAGGGAGATGGCCCTTCTTTTGGTAATCCAGTTTGGTTCAATTCTATTATAATTTCGAATGATCCTATTATTTCAGATTTTATAATGAGTAAAATAATGGGTTTTGAGATAGAAAATATTCCTCTCTTTAAAAATGATTGGTGTTTAGATTTTGATTTAGATGGAGATATTGATGTGCTTATTAAAAAATCAGAAAAACCAAAAACCTTTCTTGTTTCAGGAAAAGGAACATCTCATATAGCAGCCTTTTTTTATAAATATCTTGGAAACTTTCTTCAACCAAAACCAAATGTTGATAAAAATAAGTGTATAAAATGTGGAGTTTGTTCATCAAAGTGTGCAGGCAAAGCAATAACATTAAATCCATACCCTATTTTTGATAGGGAAAAATGTGTTTTGTGTTATTGTTGTCATGAATTATGCCCTCAGGGGGCGATATACCTTAAAAGAGGTATAATTTCAAAAATTGTAAAAACATAAAAAGGAGGATTTTATGGATCTTGGAATAAAAAATAAAATAGCAGTAGTAACAGGTGGTAGCAAGGGTCTAGGCAAAGCAGTTGCCTTTTCTCTTGCAGAAGAAGGAGCAAGGTTAGGGGTTTGTGCAAGAGATGAAAAAGCACTAAAAGATTTAAAAAGAGAGATTGAAGAGAGTTATAATACTGAAGTTTTTGTTTTTCCATGTGATTTAACAAAAAGAGATGAAATTTTGAAATTTAAAGATGAAATTATAAAATTTTATGGAACAGTTCATCTTCTTTTTATAAATAGTGGAGGACCTCCGCCAGGTGGTTTTTTTGATTTTAAAGAGAAAGATTATTTAGAAGCAATTAATTTAAATTTAATGAGTACCATTAATTTGACTTATGCATTCATTGATTATATGATAAACCAAAAATTCGGGAGAATTGTTGCATCAACTTCAATTTCTGTAAAAGAACCACTTCAAGATATAATTCTATCAAATGTATCAAGAACACCAGTTGTTGCATTTATAAAAAGTTTATCAAGAGAGGTTGGTAAATATAATATAACAGCAAATTGTGTTGCACCAGGATATACTTTAACTGACAGATTAAGAAAAATTATTGAGAATAGAAGCAAGAAAAATGGTACTACTTTTGAAGAGGAATTAAATAAAATAACAAAAGATATACCTCTTGGAAGAGTTGGAGATCCTGAAGAATACGCTGATGTTGTAACATTTCTTCTTTCTGAAAGAGCAAGTTATGTTACTGGAGTTACTCTTTTAATTGATGGTGGTATATTTAGAGGTTTAATGTAATTAAATTAAGGTTCCAACTCCATTTAAAAAACTTATACCAGAAGGTCTTTCTCTTAAAATTACCTCTACTTCCATTGTTTTTCCATTTCTTATAATTTCTATTTTAACCTTATCACCAATATTTTTCTGTCTTAAATATTTTGTTAATTCCTGAACAGATGTTACTTCTTTACCTTCAAATTTAGTTATGATATCAAATGGTTTTAATCCTGCTTCACTTGCACTTGTTCCGCTTAAAACTTGAACAACTAATATACCTTTATTAACTGGTAAATTATTTCTCTTTGCAATATCATCTGTTATTGCAACTCCACTAATACCTAAAAAAGGCCATCTTACTTTTCCATACACTTGTAAATCATTAACAACTTTTTGAATAGTATTTGAGGAGACAGCGAAACCTATTCCTTGACCTGAGGCATAAATTGCTGTATTCATTCCAACAACTTCACCAAAAAGATTTAAAAGAGGACCACCAGAATTTCCAGGATTAATTGCAGCATCTGTTTGAATTACTCCTACAAGTGTAGTTCCATCTTCAAAAGTAAGTGTCCTTTCAAGTGCAGAAATTACACCAGTTGTGACAGTGTGATCAAAACCATATGGATTTCCAATTGCAATTACAGTTTGACCAACTTTAAGAGTTGAAGAGTCTGTAAAGGTAAGATATGGAAGACCCTTGGCATTAATTCTTATCAACGCAACATCAGATGAAGGATCTGTTCCAACAATAAAGCCATCATACTCTTTGCCATCACTAAGAGTTACTGTAATTTTTTTAGCACCTTCAATAACATGATTATTTGTAACTATTAATCCATCTTCAGAAATTATAAAACCAGAACCTAAACCTGGTGTTTCATATGTGAAAAAGAAATCTTGAACAACCTGAGTGGTTGAAATTCTTACAACAGCAGGACTAACCTTTTCTGCAACATTAATAATTTGAGATTCTTCAACTTTAATAACATCGCTTACATTAACATATTGAACTTTTGAGGGATTTTGTGAAGGTAAATAAAAATTTGATTTTAAATATTTTACTGTTATGAAGCTTCCTAATCCTCCTCCAATTAATGCTCCAATTATAAACATGATAAGAATAATAAAGGTTGTTCCTCTTCTCTTTTTTGGTTTTTCTTCAATCAATTTTTCTTTTATCTCTTCTTCTATTTCTTTTATTTCTTCATTTTTTATCTCTTCTTCTTTTTCAAATTCTTCCATAATTAATACCTCCTTTAATATTTATACAAATAAATAGAATTTTTGTTACAGATGTTTTGTTTTTATTCAATAAACTCTTCTGTAAATTTAGATATGTCTTTAGTTCTTCCTATGAAAACAATTGTGTCATCTTGTCTAAATATTTCCTCTGAAGATGGAGCTACAATAAACTCCTCTCCTCTTTTTATTCCTAAAACAATTATTTTATATTTATTTCCTAAATCAAGTTCTCTTAAAGTTTTTCCAACAAATTCTTTTGGAACTTTTGCCTCCTCGAGATTATACTCAGGAGAAATTTCAATGAAGTCGAGTAGAGATGTTGAGGTTAATTGAATTGCTAGTGTTTCTCCTCTTTCTTTTTCAGGAAAAACCACTAAATCTGCTCCAATTTTTTCAAGAATTTTTCCATGAAGTTCATCAACTGCTTTTGCTACTACATATCTAATTCCCATACTTTTAACTATCATAGTTGATAGTATGCTATGTTCTTTATTATCACCAATTGCAATAATGACTGTATCACAATTTTTTATACCTGCTTCTTCAAGCGCAAGTTCATCTGTTGCATCAGCAAGAATAACATGAGTCAATTTATCTTTAACTCTTTCTATTATTTCTCTATCATTATCTATTGCAAGAACTGGAAACCCCCTTTTCTCTATATTTAATGCAAGTGAAAATCCAAATCTTCCAAGACCAATTACTCCAAAAGTTTTCTTCATATTTCTATCCTACCATAACTTTATCTTCAGGTAAATAAACCCTTTGTGATTTTCTAACAATAACACTTGTTAAAAACGAAAGAATTCCAACTCTTCCAGTAAACATTGTAAAAATTATTACTAATTTTCCAAATGTTGAGAGTTCTGGAGTAATTCCTGTTGAAAGACCTACTGTTCCAAAAGCTGAAACAACCTCGAAAAATATTGAAATTAAGCCAAATTTTTCTGTTATTGATAATAAAAATGTT
Coding sequences:
- the surE gene encoding 5'/3'-nucleotidase SurE — its product is MRVLITNDDGIDSPGIKILGDIFSEEFETFVIAPERQRSALGHSITTHKPLRIKEIDSNKSNLKIYATNGTTADCVILGVDVLIKNIDFVISGINELPNVGDDITYSGTISGSMEGVINGIPSIAVSILGFKENLSFAAKFSKKIVKYLIKNPLKKGTFLNINFPGEGEIKGIKISKVGRVWYRNRTIERKDPLGRPYYWIIGEPVWEGDEDTDTWAVKNGYISITPLHLDLVDYETYEFLLKKEPDFLNLLKNE
- a CDS encoding DNA topoisomerase 3, whose translation is MNKILILTEKPSVAEDIAKVLNAKRKGNLFESDKYTIIFALGHLVTLCEPEDYDKKFKYWTIKDLPIIPKVFKLKPIRETEDQFDFVKKFLKSDSYDFIVNACDAGREGELIFRYIYKLSKSNLKIKRLWLNALTKEEILNGFNNLKDGEEFENLGIAAEARAQADWLVGINATRAFTRKEGLLLSIGRVQTPTLYMIVERENEILSFKKEKYYEIFAYFEKDKFKYKGKWFDDSDDRIFDENKLIKILENIKEKDGLVDSIELKKNKVPPPLLYDLTELQREANRLFGFTAQKTLSIAQSLYEQEKLITYPRTDSRYLPSSLKSDIPKILKNLSKLDIYKNFIENVLKSGIKFNSRIVDDSKVTDHFAIIPTGVLPKGMLSNDKKIIFDLIVKRFISVFYPPAEELKLTIITKIVNERFKTDDKYLIFSGWMKVYGKEEELFEEVPLKIKEKVKVNKIEKVEKFTEPPPRFTDGGILSLMETCGKLIEDEELREILKEKGIGTPATRAQIIERLIEVGYIERDGKYLKPLPKGMKLIETLKKIPLEELLSPELTGEWERKLLFIEKGKLEYEKFIKDIINFTKDIVDKVIKREGKRIKDEIVEVIGKCPNCNSELLEGERGYFCKKFKEKNCLFYVPKTFLGRKISREEVLELVNNKKTKLLYGFISKNKKKFSAYLFLGEDGKVTLSFPEDKVIDEKSLGKCPICGSNVLETETKFKCENDNCSFSINKFILGKEIKREDMIELLGGRETKIFQFKSKGKKFKAQLKLEKDKLKFIFEEKGHGKSNSKKSK
- a CDS encoding DUF362 domain-containing protein, yielding MAKVIVRRVNEYNEDLIKKIFLENKEFILKDLNPKDKVLVKPNFLSFNPPEKAVTTHPVFIKAFIKFLLEHDIYVILGDIPGRAISSTKLKELSGVSEFEGENLKIEDLGVYGFRNVGTTVNEIEIKLPNILWEVKRVFNLPKMKTHSLTFISGATKNLFGLTPRKDRLIIHTISDPVLFSKILIDINKFLPVPQIILLDGILGMEGDGPSFGNPVWFNSIIISNDPIISDFIMSKIMGFEIENIPLFKNDWCLDFDLDGDIDVLIKKSEKPKTFLVSGKGTSHIAAFFYKYLGNFLQPKPNVDKNKCIKCGVCSSKCAGKAITLNPYPIFDREKCVLCYCCHELCPQGAIYLKRGIISKIVKT
- a CDS encoding SDR family oxidoreductase is translated as MDLGIKNKIAVVTGGSKGLGKAVAFSLAEEGARLGVCARDEKALKDLKREIEESYNTEVFVFPCDLTKRDEILKFKDEIIKFYGTVHLLFINSGGPPPGGFFDFKEKDYLEAINLNLMSTINLTYAFIDYMINQKFGRIVASTSISVKEPLQDIILSNVSRTPVVAFIKSLSREVGKYNITANCVAPGYTLTDRLRKIIENRSKKNGTTFEEELNKITKDIPLGRVGDPEEYADVVTFLLSERASYVTGVTLLIDGGIFRGLM
- a CDS encoding trypsin-like peptidase domain-containing protein — its product is MEEFEKEEEIKNEEIKEIEEEIKEKLIEEKPKKRRGTTFIILIMFIIGALIGGGLGSFITVKYLKSNFYLPSQNPSKVQYVNVSDVIKVEESQIINVAEKVSPAVVRISTTQVVQDFFFTYETPGLGSGFIISEDGLIVTNNHVIEGAKKITVTLSDGKEYDGFIVGTDPSSDVALIRINAKGLPYLTFTDSSTLKVGQTVIAIGNPYGFDHTVTTGVISALERTLTFEDGTTLVGVIQTDAAINPGNSGGPLLNLFGEVVGMNTAIYASGQGIGFAVSSNTIQKVVNDLQVYGKVRWPFLGISGVAITDDIAKRNNLPVNKGILVVQVLSGTSASEAGLKPFDIITKFEGKEVTSVQELTKYLRQKNIGDKVKIEIIRNGKTMEVEVILRERPSGISFLNGVGTLI
- a CDS encoding TrkA family potassium uptake protein, whose product is MKKTFGVIGLGRFGFSLALNIEKRGFPVLAIDNDREIIERVKDKLTHVILADATDELALEEAGIKNCDTVIIAIGDNKEHSILSTMIVKSMGIRYVVAKAVDELHGKILEKIGADLVVFPEKERGETLAIQLTSTSLLDFIEISPEYNLEEAKVPKEFVGKTLRELDLGNKYKIIVLGIKRGEEFIVAPSSEEIFRQDDTIVFIGRTKDISKFTEEFIE